In one window of Ruminococcus albus AD2013 DNA:
- a CDS encoding DUF4358 domain-containing protein, which yields MKRTTITKKTIKTAALILTAMLMMCGCSTNNDTKADTSSAAGTEKAADISAEELLADISHDNLDGRLSKGDGKYDKNAAQFYETGFANILDGAILYNENGGYPDEVSAVKFDEGIDGQELLKQRLESRTATFRDYRPEEVPKLENAKIFNAGGFDILIISDDADSIEKQLKEKLS from the coding sequence ATGAAGAGAACAACTATAACGAAGAAAACAATTAAAACAGCCGCGCTGATACTGACCGCAATGCTGATGATGTGCGGCTGCAGCACAAATAACGATACCAAGGCGGATACTTCCTCAGCCGCAGGCACCGAGAAAGCCGCAGATATCTCCGCCGAAGAACTCCTTGCCGACATAAGCCATGATAATCTTGACGGCAGACTTTCCAAGGGTGACGGAAAATACGACAAAAACGCGGCACAGTTCTATGAAACAGGCTTTGCTAATATCCTCGATGGTGCCATACTCTACAACGAGAACGGCGGATATCCCGACGAAGTCTCCGCCGTAAAGTTCGATGAGGGCATCGATGGTCAGGAACTTCTTAAACAGCGCCTTGAAAGCCGAACCGCAACTTTCCGCGATTACCGCCCCGAGGAAGTACCCAAGCTTGAAAACGCCAAGATATTCAACGCAGGCGGATTTGATATACTGATAATCTCCGATGATGCAGACAGCATCGAAAAACAACTGAAAGAAAAGCTGTCATGA
- a CDS encoding S8 family serine peptidase — MNKELFKRMAGLISAFAITASSVLPSAAQAVEIADTRTDYDNIVHVIVELYGDPILAADTGDMSSDYLDTADAQRRSQQLEALRKNAFGEILSIYPDAKMDFTYDAVFNGFSCTLPDELLDKAEDLPAIKNVTVSQKNQAPDLYQAIEGTGSYYFSSETGLTGKGKVIAIIDTELKTDHEMFAPLTDVSSVKLTKADIADAAQNRNLNFEIDPDSAYISSKIPYAISLVDSENRYNVENSDDIMYHGTHVCGIAAGNRVKPYMEEYEDYVDMSGVAPDAQLIFMAGFTQEFDEIPSMDDNVAVAGIEDAIKLGADVISLSFGGQYSTDEQEDLYVKVLKNADNAGIVICCAGGNSNWPIHTPDNVERNSLNSPGLMDDMFTIAAASVLSTELNIIKLADGTKLPCSIMSPKSVNKDTEYEFVYCGTGSEEELKSANVKGKIALVDYFDYDRGLIALIEEADKAGAAGLMFCSNDESYYNPYYEDENFFVIGTNIEGSKLIKAQEDNRLFFRTDTFMDFLISDMATFSSHGGLQSLELKPDISAPGENIYSASYSYTGYSYMDGTSMATPFAAGCSVLAEQYIEKNGWDVSGTEKVSLVKNLLMNTADPVRKCDIPYSPRIQGAGLVNMEDLADCTVTMTNNGKASVCLGEKVGDNFSFDVTLHNYGSSEVVFNSADLEMIHETTEFSDLLNNDAISDTPAVLGSTASFSADTVKVPAGGEATLTVSVTLDTDDVTALNSVFTNGWFTEGYLTLSGADNCSDISIPITGFHGDWNSIPIIGKDYSADNTMLAENVLRKHLFGNHIPASASIAKALSLYKNRSAEDYCPNLDPAPRHGYVVSNSSSLTPSTSDFMQYNFFPNRASTIKEYTLTDENGNVYFESEPEERCPQDSEKILYIEPENTLKNGRYFLNITTELLQSPSEKVQQKKSIEITIDNDPPEFSDISIKKENGRKILTVTAKDPELEGFYITGTGKGCIKGSSDNRGYTSDDIKKVLEFLDPTANYYSSSEGGVGSYGRNFTCSATFDDILFYFWLDEPDNLSFDFIDAVPAEPDENGCMTIEYDITDLTDYTISVADRGYNIANYSEDAPLVSNIPGIFEVKEDTPVSKLTVPTYSFDGKVTSKGWEYYDFYSAEWIPFEASKKIDSFFHGEKIRYAVYSGDKAGYSNAAVISITNRMMIHVSVYADDQLLMDEMMYRGQQLDRMMFGYDKTTSYRVVMEAEGYVTKVMEFMGRNSPSDLDVYLYHLGDTNGDKIINISDITRTAAFVKGKKMLSDYEQKVADINYDGKINITDIIRLAAKVKGKRDFS, encoded by the coding sequence ATGAATAAAGAATTGTTCAAAAGAATGGCGGGGCTGATATCCGCCTTTGCTATCACAGCATCGTCAGTTCTGCCCTCCGCAGCCCAGGCGGTAGAGATAGCGGACACCCGCACCGACTATGACAATATCGTACATGTCATAGTCGAACTCTACGGCGACCCGATCCTTGCAGCCGATACAGGCGATATGAGCTCGGATTATCTCGATACAGCCGACGCACAGAGAAGGTCTCAGCAGCTGGAAGCTCTCAGAAAGAACGCTTTCGGCGAGATACTTTCCATTTATCCTGATGCAAAGATGGATTTCACCTACGATGCCGTATTCAACGGCTTCTCCTGCACTCTGCCCGATGAACTTCTCGATAAAGCAGAAGACCTTCCTGCAATTAAGAATGTCACTGTTTCTCAGAAAAATCAGGCTCCGGATCTTTATCAGGCTATTGAGGGTACGGGCTCTTACTATTTTTCTTCCGAAACAGGTCTGACAGGCAAAGGCAAGGTTATCGCCATTATAGATACCGAACTCAAGACCGACCACGAGATGTTTGCCCCTCTTACGGACGTATCTTCTGTAAAACTCACAAAGGCTGATATCGCTGACGCAGCCCAGAACCGAAATCTCAATTTCGAGATCGATCCCGACTCCGCCTACATCAGCAGCAAGATACCCTATGCCATATCACTGGTAGATTCCGAAAACCGCTACAATGTCGAAAACTCAGACGATATTATGTACCACGGCACCCATGTATGCGGCATCGCGGCAGGTAACAGAGTAAAGCCTTATATGGAAGAATATGAAGACTACGTCGATATGAGCGGAGTTGCACCCGATGCACAGCTGATATTCATGGCAGGCTTCACACAGGAATTCGATGAGATCCCCTCCATGGATGATAACGTTGCAGTCGCAGGTATTGAAGATGCCATAAAACTCGGCGCAGATGTTATAAGCCTAAGCTTCGGCGGTCAATACTCTACCGATGAACAGGAAGATCTTTACGTTAAAGTTCTCAAAAACGCAGATAATGCAGGCATTGTGATATGCTGCGCCGGAGGCAACTCAAACTGGCCGATCCATACCCCTGATAACGTCGAAAGAAACTCGCTCAATTCTCCGGGTCTCATGGATGATATGTTCACCATCGCAGCAGCAAGCGTTCTCTCCACCGAGCTCAACATCATAAAACTCGCCGACGGTACTAAGCTGCCCTGCTCAATAATGTCGCCTAAGTCTGTCAACAAAGATACCGAATACGAATTCGTGTACTGCGGCACAGGCAGCGAGGAAGAACTCAAATCCGCAAATGTCAAGGGCAAGATCGCCCTGGTAGATTATTTTGACTATGATAGAGGTCTCATTGCGCTGATAGAAGAAGCAGACAAAGCAGGTGCGGCAGGGCTGATGTTCTGTTCCAATGATGAATCATACTATAACCCCTATTATGAAGACGAAAACTTCTTCGTCATAGGCACCAACATCGAGGGTTCAAAGCTCATCAAAGCACAGGAAGATAACCGTCTTTTCTTCAGGACAGATACCTTTATGGATTTCTTGATTTCAGATATGGCAACCTTCTCCTCCCACGGCGGTCTTCAGTCACTGGAACTCAAACCCGACATCAGCGCCCCCGGTGAGAATATTTACTCCGCTTCATATTCGTACACCGGCTATAGTTATATGGACGGCACCTCGATGGCAACACCATTTGCCGCAGGCTGTTCCGTACTGGCTGAGCAGTATATCGAAAAAAATGGCTGGGACGTTTCAGGAACCGAAAAAGTCAGCCTTGTGAAAAATCTGCTGATGAACACTGCCGACCCTGTACGTAAATGCGACATACCCTATTCTCCCAGGATACAGGGCGCAGGTCTTGTAAATATGGAAGACCTGGCAGACTGCACTGTTACCATGACAAACAACGGCAAAGCCTCAGTCTGCTTAGGTGAAAAGGTGGGAGATAACTTCAGCTTCGATGTGACTCTGCATAATTACGGCAGTTCCGAAGTAGTATTCAACAGTGCCGACCTTGAAATGATACACGAGACCACCGAGTTCAGTGACCTGCTAAACAATGATGCTATCTCAGATACCCCTGCCGTTCTTGGTTCAACAGCGTCATTCTCTGCTGATACCGTCAAAGTACCCGCAGGCGGCGAAGCTACCCTGACCGTATCCGTCACCCTTGATACCGATGACGTGACTGCCCTCAACAGTGTGTTCACCAACGGCTGGTTCACCGAAGGCTATCTCACCCTCTCGGGAGCAGATAACTGCAGTGATATCTCTATCCCGATCACAGGCTTCCACGGCGACTGGAATTCTATCCCAATCATCGGAAAGGATTACTCCGCTGATAATACAATGCTTGCCGAGAACGTCCTCAGAAAACACCTCTTCGGAAATCATATCCCTGCTTCGGCATCTATCGCCAAGGCTCTCTCGCTGTACAAAAACCGTTCCGCTGAGGATTACTGTCCCAATCTCGACCCTGCGCCTCGTCATGGATACGTGGTATCGAACAGCTCATCATTAACACCTTCAACATCTGATTTTATGCAATATAATTTCTTCCCCAACCGCGCAAGCACTATCAAGGAGTATACCCTGACCGACGAGAACGGCAATGTATATTTTGAGAGCGAACCTGAGGAAAGGTGTCCTCAGGACAGTGAGAAGATCCTGTATATCGAGCCCGAAAATACTTTGAAAAACGGCAGATATTTCCTGAATATCACCACCGAGCTTTTACAGAGCCCGAGTGAAAAGGTGCAGCAGAAAAAGTCCATAGAAATAACTATTGATAACGATCCACCCGAGTTCAGCGATATCAGCATAAAGAAAGAAAATGGCAGAAAGATACTTACTGTCACTGCCAAAGATCCTGAGCTCGAAGGCTTCTATATCACCGGAACAGGCAAGGGCTGTATTAAGGGCTCTTCCGATAACAGGGGATATACCTCAGATGATATAAAAAAAGTTCTCGAATTCCTTGACCCCACTGCCAATTACTATTCTTCCTCAGAAGGAGGTGTAGGGTCATACGGCAGAAACTTCACCTGTTCCGCAACATTCGATGACATCCTCTTTTATTTCTGGCTGGATGAACCCGATAATCTCAGTTTTGATTTCATCGATGCAGTACCCGCAGAACCCGATGAAAATGGCTGTATGACCATTGAATACGATATCACAGACCTTACCGACTATACCATAAGTGTTGCCGACAGAGGCTATAATATCGCAAATTATTCCGAAGATGCGCCTTTAGTAAGCAATATTCCCGGTATCTTCGAGGTAAAGGAAGATACTCCCGTAAGCAAGCTCACTGTCCCGACTTACTCTTTTGACGGCAAAGTGACCTCCAAGGGCTGGGAGTACTACGATTTCTACTCAGCCGAATGGATACCCTTTGAGGCTTCAAAAAAGATCGACAGCTTCTTCCACGGCGAAAAGATCAGGTACGCTGTATATTCCGGCGATAAGGCCGGTTACAGTAACGCCGCGGTAATATCGATAACCAACAGAATGATGATACATGTATCTGTCTATGCAGACGATCAGCTGTTGATGGACGAAATGATGTACCGAGGACAACAGCTGGATCGCATGATGTTCGGTTATGACAAAACCACATCCTACCGCGTCGTTATGGAGGCTGAAGGATATGTGACAAAAGTCATGGAATTTATGGGCAGAAACAGCCCAAGTGATCTGGATGTGTATTTATACCATCTCGGCGATACCAACGGCGATAAAATCATAAACATCTCCGATATTACCAGAACAGCGGCCTTTGTAAAGGGCAAAAAAATGCTCAGCGACTACGAACAGAAAGTTGCAGACATAAACTACGACGGCAAAATCAATATTACCGATATCATAAGACTGGCAGCTAAAGTAAAAGGCAAAAGAGATTTCTCATAG
- the galE gene encoding UDP-glucose 4-epimerase GalE — MAMILVTGGAGFIGSHTVVELLNAGYDVVIMDNFSNSKPEALNRIRKITGKEFGFYEADMLDLTSMDRIFEENKIDAVIHFAGLKAVGESVEKPVEYYHNNITGTLLLIQAMRKAGCKKIVFSSSATVYGPVNKAPYTEDMPTSATNPYGYTKVMIEQILRDVCVSDPEWSVSLLRYFNPIGAHESGLIGEDPNGIPNNLLPYICQVAVGKLERLGIFGDDYDTPDGTGVRDYIHVVDLAKGHLCALKYVMEHTGCDAVNLGTGKGSSVYDVLHSFEKACGKELPYKVMPRRAGDIATCYANPEKAKKIFGWEAKLTLDEMTASSWNFIKNNPNGL; from the coding sequence ATGGCAATGATACTCGTTACAGGCGGCGCAGGCTTCATCGGCAGCCACACCGTCGTTGAACTGCTTAATGCGGGATATGACGTAGTTATAATGGATAACTTTTCCAATTCCAAACCCGAAGCCCTTAACAGGATAAGAAAGATAACAGGCAAGGAATTCGGCTTCTATGAGGCTGATATGCTTGACCTCACTTCAATGGACAGGATATTCGAGGAAAACAAGATAGACGCTGTCATCCATTTTGCAGGACTCAAAGCTGTAGGCGAAAGCGTTGAAAAACCCGTTGAGTACTACCATAACAATATCACAGGCACTCTCCTGCTGATACAGGCTATGCGCAAGGCAGGCTGCAAAAAGATAGTATTCTCTTCATCAGCTACGGTATACGGTCCCGTGAACAAAGCGCCCTATACCGAGGATATGCCCACCTCTGCCACCAATCCCTACGGCTACACCAAGGTGATGATAGAACAGATACTCCGCGATGTATGTGTTTCCGATCCCGAATGGTCTGTATCCCTGCTGAGGTACTTCAACCCCATCGGCGCCCATGAAAGCGGACTTATCGGCGAAGATCCCAACGGCATACCCAACAATCTGCTGCCCTATATCTGTCAGGTAGCAGTCGGCAAGCTGGAAAGACTTGGTATCTTCGGTGATGATTACGATACCCCCGACGGCACAGGTGTCCGCGATTATATCCACGTGGTAGACCTTGCAAAGGGTCACCTCTGCGCACTTAAATACGTTATGGAGCATACAGGCTGTGACGCAGTCAACCTCGGCACAGGCAAGGGTTCTTCCGTTTACGATGTTCTCCACAGCTTTGAAAAAGCCTGCGGCAAGGAACTCCCCTACAAGGTCATGCCAAGGCGTGCGGGCGATATCGCCACCTGCTATGCAAACCCCGAAAAAGCCAAGAAGATCTTCGGCTGGGAGGCTAAGCTGACCCTCGATGAAATGACAGCCAGCAGCTGGAACTTCATCAAGAACAACCCCAACGGTCTATAA
- a CDS encoding redox-sensing transcriptional repressor Rex: protein MAKNGNISTSVIKRLPRYYRFLGELEKQGVERISSRELSEMMKLTASQIRQDLNCFGGFGQQGYGYHVASLRDEIGHILGVDKEFPTILIGAGNLGKAIAMHINFSTRGCRLAGIFDANPRLTGETVGSIAIRHTDEIEEFCKEEHPVIAVLCIPKANTQAIADKLVELGIKSFWNFSHYDLTIDHKGIEVENVHLGDSLLTLTYRTNQLVKAEAEDE, encoded by the coding sequence ATGGCTAAAAACGGTAATATATCAACATCGGTGATAAAGCGTCTGCCGAGGTATTACAGATTTCTTGGCGAGCTTGAAAAGCAGGGAGTCGAGAGGATATCATCGCGGGAGCTTTCAGAGATGATGAAGCTCACGGCTTCGCAGATAAGACAGGATTTAAACTGTTTCGGCGGATTCGGTCAGCAGGGATACGGCTATCATGTTGCATCTCTGAGGGACGAGATAGGACATATCCTCGGGGTGGACAAGGAATTCCCTACCATTCTGATTGGTGCGGGAAATCTAGGCAAGGCGATAGCCATGCACATAAATTTCAGCACGAGAGGATGCAGGCTGGCAGGCATTTTTGACGCTAATCCAAGGCTTACGGGTGAGACTGTGGGCAGTATAGCGATACGTCACACCGATGAGATAGAGGAATTCTGCAAAGAGGAACACCCTGTTATAGCAGTGCTTTGCATACCCAAGGCAAATACTCAGGCGATAGCTGACAAGCTTGTTGAACTCGGTATAAAGTCATTCTGGAATTTTTCGCACTATGATCTTACCATTGACCACAAGGGTATCGAGGTCGAGAACGTGCATCTGGGTGACAGTCTTCTGACGCTGACTTATCGTACTAATCAGCTTGTCAAAGCAGAAGCAGAAGATGAATAA
- the whiA gene encoding DNA-binding protein WhiA yields MDEMSFSYRVKSEIIDKINTSQKADACLMGLLCCCNELSDREILFLTENSLVKDFFVRNVCRVLKDDNAVDISEAERRSGVTLFSLTIPDEGQRIYLLDYFGMDESRRLTEEYLPKDKFFPFLTAGIFLACGSVNDPSKKYHMEFVMPTLDLCNDLGLLLIERHEIIPKHVERKGAQVMYIKESENIIDMLTLMGATMCSIELMNVKMEKDVRNKINRAMNCDNANIDKTLRAAERQVADIELIDQKIGLSALPEQLKEMAELRLENPDYNLKQLGAEMVPPISRSGANHRLQKLSEIAEELRKKHGLEQGVQDTQQ; encoded by the coding sequence ATGGACGAGATGTCTTTTTCATACAGAGTAAAATCTGAGATAATAGATAAGATAAACACCTCACAGAAGGCTGATGCCTGCCTGATGGGTCTGCTTTGCTGCTGCAACGAACTCAGCGACAGGGAGATCCTTTTTCTCACAGAAAACTCATTGGTCAAGGATTTCTTTGTGAGGAACGTTTGCAGGGTGCTTAAAGATGACAATGCGGTGGATATCAGCGAGGCTGAAAGGCGCAGCGGTGTCACGCTGTTCAGCCTGACTATACCCGATGAGGGTCAGAGGATATATCTGCTGGACTATTTCGGTATGGACGAAAGCAGGAGACTGACGGAGGAGTATCTGCCAAAGGACAAGTTCTTTCCGTTCCTGACAGCTGGTATATTCCTTGCCTGCGGTTCGGTGAACGACCCAAGCAAGAAGTATCACATGGAGTTCGTTATGCCAACACTTGACCTGTGCAACGACCTGGGTCTGCTGCTTATCGAGCGTCATGAGATAATACCCAAGCACGTTGAGCGCAAGGGTGCGCAGGTGATGTACATAAAGGAGTCGGAGAACATAATAGATATGCTGACCCTTATGGGGGCTACCATGTGTTCTATCGAGCTTATGAACGTGAAGATGGAGAAGGATGTCCGCAACAAGATAAACCGTGCCATGAACTGTGACAATGCAAATATCGACAAGACTTTGCGTGCGGCTGAACGTCAGGTGGCGGATATAGAGCTTATCGATCAGAAAATAGGACTTTCGGCTTTGCCCGAACAGTTAAAGGAGATGGCGGAGCTTCGTCTGGAGAATCCTGATTACAACCTGAAACAGCTTGGCGCGGAGATGGTTCCGCCCATATCACGTTCAGGAGCTAACCACCGTTTGCAGAAGCTTTCGGAGATAGCTGAAGAGCTGAGGAAAAAGCATGGTTTAGAACAAGGTGTGCAGGATACACAGCAGTAA
- a CDS encoding DUF4867 family protein — MKIYSVNDPEFREFGKVLEGYDTKELIAAMNAVEMPAEGVAYEPWIDSLEKCGIFTKLENNAFGGMPIELGMCWGHNKALNCLEYHRNSEINIGADDFILLLAKQEKIIDGVLDTADVKAFRAPAGAVVEVYATSLHYAPCQTADGGFRVAIVLPRNTNTDLPKGEIIDAEDKTLWARNKWLLAHADSAEAKQGAYVGLKGENITI, encoded by the coding sequence ATGAAGATCTATTCGGTTAATGATCCCGAATTCAGAGAGTTCGGTAAGGTGCTTGAAGGTTATGACACCAAGGAACTCATCGCTGCGATGAACGCTGTTGAGATGCCTGCGGAGGGCGTTGCCTATGAGCCCTGGATCGATTCTCTTGAAAAGTGCGGCATTTTCACCAAGCTGGAGAACAACGCTTTCGGCGGTATGCCCATTGAACTGGGTATGTGCTGGGGTCACAACAAGGCGCTGAACTGCCTTGAATACCACAGAAACAGTGAGATAAATATCGGTGCTGATGATTTTATACTGCTTCTGGCTAAGCAGGAAAAGATAATTGACGGCGTACTGGATACTGCTGATGTAAAGGCATTCCGTGCACCTGCGGGAGCTGTTGTTGAGGTATACGCTACTTCACTGCACTATGCTCCTTGCCAGACTGCTGACGGCGGTTTCAGGGTTGCGATAGTTCTGCCCAGAAACACCAATACCGATCTGCCCAAGGGTGAGATCATAGATGCAGAGGACAAGACTCTGTGGGCAAGAAACAAGTGGCTGCTGGCTCATGCTGATTCTGCTGAGGCTAAGCAGGGCGCTTATGTTGGTCTGAAGGGTGAGAATATCACCATCTGA
- a CDS encoding CDP-glycerol--glycerophosphate glycerophosphotransferase, with protein MSLKLKLRQLAKMFLQNVLLPFIYFIFSRGEIEKGLVIFADAHHDTCPFSMRVMRHKVAKLEGVHVKEFYLDFKKCSKPALVRFILDFMIAFGRAEQIFICDTFLPVSSCHKRSETFVTQLWHSGGLLKKAGYDSEDCVPSFYKGDVFGGYDLWTVSAPCVAPVIASSFRQRYDNVRPLGISRTDIYYSKKYNDLCREKFFKSHPEAFGKQIVLWAPTFRGNAAEPYVVGGEDIEKVCAAQGRYLIKKLHPHMQPDDGFPTESLFAIADILVTDYSSVVFDWLIYRKPFVFFAPDLKDFDTERGFYVDYHSFPTTVAQTADELFTAIDHELSCRSTAELEKCVSYHMGSCDGHSTDRIIAEIFGRKGADK; from the coding sequence ATGAGCCTTAAACTGAAACTCAGGCAGCTTGCTAAAATGTTTTTGCAGAATGTACTGCTGCCATTTATATATTTCATCTTTTCCCGCGGCGAAATCGAAAAAGGTCTTGTTATATTCGCTGATGCCCACCACGATACCTGCCCTTTCAGTATGCGCGTTATGCGCCACAAGGTGGCAAAGCTGGAAGGTGTTCACGTCAAAGAGTTCTACCTCGATTTCAAAAAATGCTCCAAGCCCGCTCTTGTGCGCTTTATACTGGATTTCATGATTGCTTTCGGCAGGGCTGAACAAATATTCATCTGTGATACTTTCCTGCCCGTTTCAAGCTGTCATAAGCGCAGTGAAACTTTCGTCACTCAGCTGTGGCATTCTGGCGGTCTGCTGAAAAAAGCAGGCTACGATTCCGAGGACTGCGTGCCATCGTTCTACAAGGGCGATGTCTTTGGTGGCTACGACCTCTGGACAGTCAGCGCACCCTGCGTTGCCCCCGTGATAGCAAGTTCTTTCCGCCAGAGATACGATAATGTACGCCCTCTCGGCATCAGCCGCACAGATATCTATTACAGCAAAAAGTACAACGACCTCTGCCGAGAGAAATTCTTCAAATCCCACCCCGAAGCATTCGGCAAACAGATCGTCCTCTGGGCACCCACATTCCGCGGAAATGCCGCCGAGCCCTATGTTGTGGGTGGTGAGGATATCGAAAAGGTCTGCGCCGCTCAGGGCAGATACCTTATAAAGAAGCTGCACCCTCATATGCAGCCCGATGACGGTTTCCCTACCGAAAGCCTTTTCGCCATTGCGGATATACTCGTCACCGATTATTCCAGCGTAGTTTTCGACTGGCTTATCTACCGTAAGCCTTTCGTATTCTTCGCCCCCGACCTCAAAGACTTTGATACCGAGCGTGGATTCTACGTTGATTACCACAGCTTCCCCACAACCGTCGCACAAACAGCCGATGAGCTTTTCACCGCCATCGACCACGAACTTTCCTGCCGCAGCACCGCAGAACTTGAAAAGTGCGTATCCTACCACATGGGCAGCTGTGACGGACATTCCACCGACAGGATAATAGCTGAGATATTCGGCAGAAAGGGGGCAGACAAATGA
- a CDS encoding sialate O-acetylesterase, which produces MLKCSQMFSDSMVLQREKCIAVWGTGEDGKIITAAIGENKTECTVKDGKWQCELLPMEAAEGLTLTVTDGTDTITFTDIAIGEVWLCGGQSNMELEIQNAKDGAKCLAELNKDTPIRYYYTPKVATAEEAERQGEQAVWQRADSETSKCWSAVGLHFARKLSKDLGVVVGLIGCNWGGTSASNWVDRETLENDRRISSYITEYEDTIKGKTLEEQKAEYEAFLEHEKNWLKKAQVYWDVDPNMSWGQLEEKLGIYGWPGPRNEFNPFRPCNMYENMLTRVCPYTLRGFLYYQGESDDHKPDSYYVLLTALIAKWREIWGDDTLPFIMVQLPMHSYAADPDYKNWCKIRSAQMKTFRTVKNTGIAVILDCGEFNEIHPKDKLPVGERLCLQAEKIVYGMDVDAFGPIYESCIFNDGKAEVSFSHAENGFKVKGSIKGFEIAGDDGKFTPAQAAIGGGKALVWSEKVPSPNAVRYNWTNYGEVTVFGKNGIPMAPFSTSDDV; this is translated from the coding sequence ATGTTGAAATGTTCACAGATGTTTTCAGACAGTATGGTTCTCCAGCGTGAGAAATGCATAGCTGTCTGGGGCACAGGCGAAGACGGAAAGATCATCACCGCGGCTATCGGCGAAAACAAAACCGAATGTACCGTCAAGGACGGCAAATGGCAGTGTGAACTGCTTCCCATGGAAGCGGCAGAGGGTCTTACCCTGACAGTTACCGACGGCACCGATACCATTACTTTTACCGACATTGCGATCGGTGAAGTCTGGTTATGCGGCGGTCAATCCAATATGGAACTGGAGATACAGAACGCCAAGGACGGCGCAAAATGCCTCGCCGAACTGAATAAGGACACCCCCATACGCTACTACTACACCCCGAAAGTCGCTACCGCCGAGGAAGCCGAACGTCAGGGTGAACAAGCCGTATGGCAAAGGGCTGACAGCGAAACTTCAAAATGCTGGAGTGCAGTAGGTCTCCACTTTGCACGCAAGCTTTCAAAAGACCTCGGAGTTGTAGTCGGTCTTATCGGCTGTAACTGGGGCGGCACCTCCGCTTCAAACTGGGTCGACAGAGAAACTCTTGAAAACGACAGGCGCATATCCTCCTATATCACCGAGTACGAAGATACCATAAAAGGCAAGACCCTCGAAGAACAGAAAGCCGAGTATGAAGCCTTTCTCGAACATGAAAAGAACTGGCTGAAAAAAGCGCAGGTCTACTGGGATGTTGACCCGAATATGTCATGGGGTCAGCTTGAAGAAAAACTGGGCATATACGGCTGGCCGGGTCCCAGAAACGAATTCAACCCCTTCAGACCCTGCAATATGTATGAAAATATGCTCACAAGGGTCTGCCCCTATACCCTCCGCGGCTTTCTCTACTATCAGGGCGAATCCGACGACCACAAACCTGACAGCTACTATGTACTGCTGACAGCGCTGATAGCAAAATGGCGTGAGATATGGGGCGACGATACCCTGCCTTTTATAATGGTACAACTTCCAATGCACAGCTACGCCGCAGACCCCGACTATAAAAACTGGTGCAAGATACGTTCAGCCCAGATGAAGACCTTCCGCACCGTGAAAAATACAGGCATCGCAGTTATCCTCGATTGCGGCGAGTTCAACGAGATACACCCCAAGGATAAACTCCCCGTGGGCGAAAGACTCTGCCTGCAAGCCGAAAAGATTGTCTACGGTATGGACGTTGACGCATTCGGCCCTATCTACGAAAGCTGTATCTTCAACGATGGCAAAGCCGAAGTGAGCTTCTCCCACGCCGAAAACGGTTTCAAAGTCAAAGGCTCCATCAAAGGCTTCGAGATAGCAGGCGATGACGGCAAATTCACCCCCGCTCAGGCAGCTATTGGCGGCGGAAAAGCCCTCGTATGGTCTGAAAAAGTCCCCTCTCCCAATGCTGTCAGATATAACTGGACAAACTACGGAGAGGTCACTGTATTCGGGAAAAACGGCA